From the Streptomonospora nanhaiensis genome, the window GGGCCTCGACCCGTTCGCGCATCCCCACCAGGCCGTACCCGCCGCGCCGGGAGTGGCCGCCCGCCCGGGTCGGCGGGGCGTCGTCGGCCACCTCGACCGCGACCGAGGCGCCGTCCTGTTCGACGCTGACCAGGACGGACGCGGCGTGGGGGGCGTGGCGGGCGACGTTGGTGAGCGACTCCTGCACGACGCGGTAGACCGTGCTGGCCACCTCGGGGGCCCACTCCGCCTCGCCGCCGGGCAGCCGCAGGCGCACGGCGGGGCCGCGCCCGCTGAAGCGCTCGACCAGGTCCCGGAGGCTTTCGAGGCCGGAGGTGAAGGGCTGGGTGTCGTCGGTGTCGCGCAGCAGCCCCACGACGCGGCGCGTGGCGTCCAGCGCCTCGGTGCCCACGGCCTCGATCTCGGCGAAGGAGGCGTCGGCCGCCGCGGGGTCGCGGCGCGCGGCGATCGGGGCGGCCTGGGCCAGCAGCACGATCCCGGCGATGTGGTGGGCGACGACGTCGTGCAGCTCCCGGGCCAGCTCCATGCGCACGTCGCGGCGCGCCTTCTCGGTGAGGGCCCGGTTCCGGGCGTCGAGCAGCCGCAGGCCCAGGCCGGCCGCGAGGGCGGCGAGCCACCCCGCGCAGTTCAGCTGCGCCACGGCCTCGGCGGAGGCCGAGGTGAGCGCGGCCGCCAGCCCGCCGGCCGCCACGGCGGCCCCGGCCGCGCCGACGGCGGCGGCCGAGCGGAGCGGCAGGGTCCGCACCGCCGAGGCCACGAGGACGGACAGGCCCAGCGCCATGGCCGGGTTGGGCTCGGCGGGCAGCCCGGCCCACCACGCGATCCACACGGCGGCCATCGCCACGGCGAGCCCGGCGAACGCCGCCCGCGCCCGGTCGCGCCGGCGCATCAGCGTGATCACGCCCACCGCGGTCCCGGCCGCCAGGCCGAGCCGCCAGTAGCCGCCGCCCCAGATCGCCGCGATCTGCGACGCCTGGAACGCGAGCGCCCCGGCGGAGACCGCGCCGAACCCGATGTCGCCCGCGAGCCGCCG encodes:
- a CDS encoding sensor histidine kinase; this translates as MDAGRARRLAGDIGFGAVSAGALAFQASQIAAIWGGGYWRLGLAAGTAVGVITLMRRRDRARAAFAGLAVAMAAVWIAWWAGLPAEPNPAMALGLSVLVASAVRTLPLRSAAAVGAAGAAVAAGGLAAALTSASAEAVAQLNCAGWLAALAAGLGLRLLDARNRALTEKARRDVRMELARELHDVVAHHIAGIVLLAQAAPIAARRDPAAADASFAEIEAVGTEALDATRRVVGLLRDTDDTQPFTSGLESLRDLVERFSGRGPAVRLRLPGGEAEWAPEVASTVYRVVQESLTNVARHAPHAASVLVSVEQDGASVAVEVADDAPPTRAGGHSRRGGYGLVGMRERVEALGGRVQAGPRPGGGWSVRATLPLPARSGR